The Bacteroidota bacterium genome has a window encoding:
- a CDS encoding periplasmic heavy metal sensor, whose protein sequence is MDILENKKFTGATLLLLLVLNSALLVILVMRHHGPPMRPPFPPMRPDMQMPGGPHAGPRDFLVHELDLNSDQQKKFDDMIFAHRQLMEELQRKIHDHRDSLIHELGKNNSDSSLVNSLTMEIGADQAAIEKNNFNHFRSLRMICTDQQKLKFDSVITIALHMMGPEGHPHPHSPGNF, encoded by the coding sequence AACACTTCTGCTGTTGCTCGTACTGAATTCTGCATTGCTGGTGATACTCGTGATGCGCCATCATGGTCCGCCCATGCGTCCGCCTTTCCCGCCTATGCGCCCTGATATGCAGATGCCCGGCGGCCCGCACGCAGGCCCGCGCGATTTTCTCGTGCATGAACTGGATCTGAATTCCGATCAGCAGAAAAAATTCGACGACATGATCTTTGCGCATCGTCAGTTGATGGAAGAATTGCAGCGGAAGATTCATGATCACCGCGATTCGCTGATTCACGAACTCGGAAAGAATAATTCCGATTCTTCATTGGTAAATTCGCTGACGATGGAGATCGGCGCAGACCAGGCGGCGATCGAGAAAAATAATTTCAATCACTTCCGCTCTTTAAGAATGATCTGCACTGATCAGCAGAAACTGAAATTCGACAGTGTGATCACGATCGCGCTTCACATGATGGGACCCGAAGGACATCCGCATCCGCACTCTCCGGGAAACTTTTAA
- a CDS encoding DUF4476 domain-containing protein, which yields MKTFLQISAIAILFFTTSFASAQQSNNIVVFSQDGYRFTLIVNGLKQNEKPETNVKVVGLNAPNYKVRVIFEDTKMAPIDQNVYMMDGGENVTNKEFTYAIAQGKNGLKLKGQSVADITGTSTSSATQVVYQYNPAGSVMIGGTSTTVSTTTTGTTTTNDPNAGNVSTGTTVTDGTGATTTTTTTTTSSADGANVGVNAGGVGVNINITGMGPATGSSTTTTTTTSSTTTSSNTNTQSTGATTASNTANVCAFPMSESDFTNAKASIDKQSFEEGKLKVAKQILNSNCMSTAQVKEIMGMFSFEDNKLDWAKFAYGKTTDPNNYYQLNDGFSFSSSTDALDEYIKQHPHQ from the coding sequence ATGAAAACTTTTCTCCAGATCTCTGCAATCGCAATATTGTTCTTCACAACATCCTTTGCTTCTGCACAACAATCGAACAACATTGTCGTCTTCTCGCAGGACGGTTACCGCTTCACACTCATCGTGAACGGACTCAAACAAAATGAAAAACCCGAAACCAATGTAAAGGTGGTCGGGCTCAACGCGCCGAATTACAAAGTACGCGTGATCTTCGAAGACACAAAAATGGCGCCCATCGATCAAAACGTTTATATGATGGACGGCGGTGAGAATGTGACGAACAAGGAATTCACCTACGCCATTGCTCAGGGAAAAAATGGTTTGAAACTGAAAGGGCAAAGTGTTGCCGACATCACCGGGACGTCAACAAGTTCGGCAACACAGGTTGTGTACCAATACAACCCTGCCGGATCAGTCATGATCGGCGGAACAAGCACCACCGTTTCCACCACCACTACCGGAACCACAACAACGAATGATCCGAATGCAGGAAATGTTTCTACCGGAACAACTGTTACCGATGGAACCGGAGCTACAACCACTACCACTACAACCACTACTTCTTCTGCCGACGGCGCAAATGTGGGCGTGAATGCAGGTGGTGTGGGTGTGAATATCAATATTACAGGAATGGGCCCGGCAACAGGTTCTTCAACGACCACCACTACCACCACTTCTTCCACCACCACGTCTTCCAATACAAATACTCAATCTACCGGAGCAACAACAGCAAGTAATACCGCGAATGTTTGTGCATTCCCCATGTCGGAAAGTGATTTCACCAACGCAAAAGCGTCCATTGATAAACAATCTTTCGAAGAAGGGAAATTAAAAGTGGCGAAACAAATTCTCAATTCCAATTGCATGAGTACGGCGCAGGTGAAAGAAATAATGGGCATGTTCTCCTTCGAAGACAACAAACTCGACTGGGCAAAATTTGCTTATGGAAAAACAACGGATCCGAATAATTATTACCAGTTAAATGATGGATTCAGTTTTTCTTCCTCTACCGATGCACTTGATGAATATATTAAACAGCATCCGCATCAGTAA